A section of the Chlorocebus sabaeus isolate Y175 chromosome 17, mChlSab1.0.hap1, whole genome shotgun sequence genome encodes:
- the TMEM63B gene encoding CSC1-like protein 2 isoform X2 gives MLPFLLATLGTTALNNSNPKDYCYSARIRSTVLQGLPFGGVPTVLALDFMCFLALLFLFSILRKVAWDYGRLALVTDADSVASAMHGDSHDRYERLTSVSSSVDFDQRDNGFCSWLTAIFRIKDDEIRDKCGGDAVHYLSFQRHIIGLLVVVGVLSVGIVLPVNFSGDLLENNAYSFGRTTIANLKSGNNLLWLHTSFAFLYLLLTVYSMRRHTSKMRYKEDDLVKRTLFINGISKYAESEKIKKHFEEAYPNCTVLEARPCYNVARLMFLDAERKKAERGKLYFTNLQSKENVPTMINPKPCGHLCCCVVRGCEQVEAIEYYTKLEQKLKEDYKREKEKVNEKPLGMAFVTFHNETITAIILKDFNVCKCQGCTCRGEPRPSSCSESLHISNWTVSYAPDPQNIYWEHLSIRGFIWWLRCLVINVVLFILLFFLTTPAIIITTMDKFNVTKPVEYLNNPIITQFFPTLLLWCFSALLPTIVYYSAFFEAHWTRSGENRTTMHKCYTFLIFMVLLLPSLGLSSLDLFFRWLFDKKFLAEAAIRFECVFLPDNGAFFVNYVIASAFIGNAMDLLRIPGLLMYMIRLCLARSAAERRNVKRHQAYEFQFGAAYAWMMCVFTVVMTYSITCPIIVPFGLMYMLLKHLVDRYNLYYAYLPAKLDKKIHSGAVNQVVAAPILCLFWLLFFSTMRTGFLAPTSMFTFVVLVITIVICLCHVCFGHFKYLSAHNYKIEHTETDTVDPRSNGRPSTAAAVPKSAKYIAQVLQDSEVDGDGDGAPGSSGDEPPSSSSQDEELLMPPDGLTDTDFQSCEDSLIENEIHQ, from the exons TGTGGCTTCAGCTATGCACGGGGACAGTCATGACCGGTATGAGCGTCTCACCTCTGTATCCAGCTCCGTTGACTTTGACCAAAGGGACAAT GGTTTCTGTTCCTGGCTGACAGCCATCTTCAGGATAAA GGATGATGAGATCCGGGACAAATGTGGGGGCGACGCCGTGCACTACCTGTCCTTTCAGCGGCACATCATCGGGCTGCTGGTGGTTGTGGGCGTCCTCTCCGTAGGCATCGTGCTGCCTGTCAACTTCTCAGGGGACCTGCTGG AGAACAATGCCTACAGCTTTGGGAGAACCACCATTGCCAACTTGAAATCAGG GAACAACCTGCTATGGCTGCACACCTCCTTCGCCTTCCTGTATCTGCTGCTCACCGTCTACAGCATGCGTAGACACACCTCCAAGATGCGCTACAAGGAGGATGATCTG gtgaaGCGGACCCTCTTCATCAATGGAATCTCCAAATATGCAGAGTCAGAAAAGATCAAGAAGCATTTTGA GGAAGCCTACCCCAACTGCACAGTTCTCGAAGCCCGCCCGTGTTACAACGTGGCTCGCCTCATGTTCCTCGATGCAGAGAG GAAGAAGGCCGagcggggaaagctgtacttcACAAACCTCCAGAGCAAGGAGAACGTGCCCACCATGATCAACCCCAAGCCCTGCGGCCACCTCTGCTGCTGCGTGGTGCGAGGCTGTGAGCAG GTGGAGGCCATTGAGTACTACACAAAGCTGGAGCAGAAGCTGAAGGAAGACTACAAGCgggagaaggagaaggtgaaTGAGAAGCCTCTTGGCATGGCCTTTGTCACCTTCCACAATGAGACCATCACCGCCAT CATCCTGAAGGACTTCAACGTGTGTAAATGCCAGGGCTGCACCTGCCGCGGGGAGCCACGCCCCTCATCCTGCAGCGAGTCCCTGCACATCTCCAACTGGACCGTGTCCTACGCCCCCGACCCCCAGAACATCTACTG GGAGCACCTCTCCATCCGAGGCTTCATCTGGTGGCTGCGCTGCCTGGTCATCAATGTCGtcctcttcatcctcctcttcttcctcaccaCTCcagccatcatcatcaccaccatggACAAGTTCAACGTCACCAAGCCTGTGGAGTACCTCAAC AACCCCATCATCACCCAGTTCTTCCCCACCCTGCTGCTGTGGTGCTTCTCGGCCCTGCTTCCCACCATCGTCTACTACTCAGCCTTCTTTGAAGCCCACTGGACACG cTCTGGGGAGAACAGGACCACCATGCACAAGTGCTACaccttcctcatcttcatggtgCTGCTCCTGCCCTCGCTGGGACTGAGCAG cctggacctCTTCTTCCGCTGGCTCTTTGATAAGAAATTCTTGGCGGAGGCAGCTATTCGGTTTGA GTGTGTGTTCCTGCCCGACAACGGCGCCTTCTTCGTGAACTACGTCATTGCCTCAGCCTTTATCGGCAACGCCATGGACCTGCTGCGCATCCCAGGCCTGCTCATGTACATGATCCGGCTCTGCCTGGCGCGCTCGGCCGCCGAGAGGCGCAACGTGAAGCGG CATCAGGCCTACGAGTTCCAGTTTGGCGCAGCCTACGCCTGGATGATGTGCGTCTTCACGGTGGTCATGACCTACAGTATCACCTGCCCCATCATCGTGCCCTTCG GGCTCATGTACATGCTGCTGAAGCACCTGGTAGACAGGTACAATCTCTACTACGCCTACCTGCCGGCCAAGCTGGACAAGAAGATCCACTCGGGGGCTGTGAACCAGGTGGTAGCCGCGCCCATCCTCTGCCTCTTCTGGCTGCTCTTCTTTTCCACCATGCGCACGG GGTTCCTAGCTCCCACATCTATGTTCACATTCGTGGTCCTGGTCATCACCATCGTCATCTGTCTCTGCCACGTCTGCTTTGGACACTTCAAATACCTCAGTGCCCACAACTACAAG ATTGAGCACACGGAGACAGATACTGTGGACCCCAGAAGCAATGGACGGCCCTCCACTGCTGCTGCTGTCCCCAAATCTGCG AAATACATCGCTCAGGTGCTGCAGGACTCAGAGGTGGACGGGGATGGGGATGGGGCTCCTGGGAGCTCAGGGGATGAGCCCCCATCGTCCTCATCCCAAGATGAGGAGTTGCTGATGCCGCCCGACGGCCTCACGGACACAGACTTCCAGTCTTGCGAGGACAGCCTCATAGAGAATGAGATTCACCAGTAA